A single Natrinema pellirubrum DSM 15624 DNA region contains:
- a CDS encoding type IV pilin has product MDATQLRPKLIGSEDERAVSPVIGVILMVAITVILAAVIAAFVLDLGQSQGANAQAGLSFDENEEASGDIEVVATVNSVERADSITVEGCGDTKDLSSPSAGDTATLTSNDCSGETITVTGTTDGNENVITQYDVEG; this is encoded by the coding sequence ATGGACGCAACACAACTCAGACCGAAGTTAATCGGAAGCGAAGACGAACGAGCAGTATCGCCAGTCATTGGAGTTATTCTTATGGTCGCAATTACGGTCATTCTTGCGGCCGTGATTGCGGCGTTCGTGTTGGACCTTGGCCAAAGCCAAGGTGCAAATGCACAAGCTGGATTGTCCTTTGACGAGAATGAGGAGGCATCTGGCGATATTGAAGTAGTGGCAACGGTGAATTCCGTCGAACGAGCAGATTCAATTACTGTCGAAGGGTGTGGTGATACTAAGGATCTGAGTTCACCTAGCGCGGGAGACACAGCAACTCTCACCTCTAATGACTGCAGCGGTGAAACGATTACCGTTACTGGGACTACGGACGGGAACGAGAACGTGATTACCCAATACGATGTTGAGGGCTAA
- a CDS encoding type IV pilin gives MDGKQIKMNLIGDSEERAVSPVIGVILMVAITVILAAVIAAFVLDLGQSQGANAQAGMDFNEDSDQVTITINSVERADKIQVGTTVSSSDCSNGGDLPYDMGTDVGGTFVLETDDGTINNGGDQSCDFSDSDEIQIIGVYDGSDNVITTYNPN, from the coding sequence ATGGACGGAAAACAAATAAAAATGAATCTCATTGGGGATTCAGAAGAGAGAGCAGTATCACCTGTTATTGGTGTTATCCTAATGGTTGCGATCACAGTTATTCTCGCAGCTGTGATCGCAGCATTCGTATTGGACCTGGGTCAGAGCCAAGGTGCAAACGCACAGGCTGGAATGGACTTTAATGAAGACAGTGATCAAGTGACTATCACTATCAATTCTGTTGAAAGAGCAGACAAGATTCAAGTGGGAACAACCGTTTCCAGTAGTGACTGTTCGAACGGTGGTGACCTTCCCTACGACATGGGGACAGATGTCGGAGGCACGTTCGTCTTAGAAACGGATGACGGAACGATAAACAACGGTGGCGACCAATCTTGCGACTTCAGCGACAGTGATGAAATCCAAATCATCGGTGTGTACGATGGTAGTGACAACGTGATCACTACGTACAACCCTAACTAA
- a CDS encoding HalOD1 output domain-containing protein, with amino-acid sequence MPTTVPTSIRVVQGVAAREGVDPIDLEPPLHAVVDTDALDTLCRSVDDRSRTPVAVEFSYHGHRVHIDDSGEIEISADVSTAGSTAGENED; translated from the coding sequence ATGCCCACGACGGTTCCGACCAGCATTCGGGTTGTACAGGGGGTGGCGGCGCGCGAAGGTGTCGATCCGATCGATCTCGAGCCGCCATTGCATGCGGTCGTCGACACTGACGCACTGGACACGCTATGTCGGTCGGTCGACGACCGGTCGCGGACGCCGGTCGCCGTCGAGTTCTCCTATCACGGCCATCGTGTCCATATCGACGACTCGGGCGAGATAGAAATTTCCGCGGACGTCTCGACCGCGGGATCGACGGCGGGCGAAAACGAGGACTGA
- a CDS encoding zinc metalloprotease: protein MLSSRALTAFVLVIGLLTAGVVAGTTVVDLDGDGRSVVTEVRDGTAPLEADTDGDGLDDDVESRLGTDPTAVDTDGDGLEDGTEVNEYGTDPTATDTDGDGLDDSVEVGEYETDPTVADTDGDGLTDGLEIEAGTDPNDSDTDDDRLNDAAERREYGTDPTDPDTDGDGLEDGMEQRLHGTDPTAADTDGDGLDDGAEVDEYDTDPTDPDTDGDGLEDGTEVHRGDRLPDADPLRTDVYVEIDTMEGTDLSEAEADRIVDRFADAPLDNPDGSTGADLHLVFDETVPWDRETDVDDLTQYRSQYFDGSGAGYHYLVIVNDVAGGTATTNVIGKVTLGTMMVEAQPERHETGSTAMHELGHSLGLSNGDFDGIDSDQYAFTQYPSVMNYNAPSDYYGFSTGGGDRDFDDWGYLGESLFTPDTTSVAVE, encoded by the coding sequence ATGCTATCGTCGCGAGCCCTGACCGCCTTCGTTCTCGTCATCGGCCTGCTCACCGCGGGGGTCGTGGCGGGCACGACGGTCGTCGACCTCGATGGCGACGGACGGTCGGTCGTCACGGAGGTCCGGGACGGGACCGCACCGCTCGAGGCCGACACCGACGGTGACGGTCTCGACGACGACGTGGAGAGCCGGTTGGGAACGGATCCGACTGCGGTCGATACCGACGGCGACGGGCTCGAGGACGGCACTGAGGTGAACGAGTACGGGACCGACCCGACGGCGACCGACACGGACGGCGACGGGCTGGACGACAGTGTCGAGGTCGGCGAGTACGAGACCGATCCCACGGTCGCGGATACGGACGGCGATGGCCTCACGGACGGCCTCGAGATCGAGGCCGGCACGGACCCCAACGACAGCGACACGGACGACGACCGGCTGAACGACGCTGCGGAACGCCGTGAGTACGGCACCGACCCGACCGATCCGGATACGGACGGCGACGGCCTCGAGGACGGCATGGAGCAGCGCTTACACGGGACCGATCCGACTGCGGCCGATACCGACGGCGACGGGTTGGACGACGGCGCCGAGGTCGACGAGTACGACACGGATCCGACCGATCCGGACACCGACGGCGACGGCCTCGAGGACGGGACGGAGGTCCACCGAGGGGACCGTCTCCCCGACGCGGATCCGCTTCGGACGGACGTCTACGTCGAGATAGACACCATGGAGGGAACCGACCTCTCGGAGGCGGAAGCCGATCGGATCGTCGACCGGTTCGCGGACGCCCCGCTCGACAACCCGGACGGATCGACGGGTGCGGACCTGCATCTCGTTTTCGACGAGACGGTTCCCTGGGACCGCGAGACGGACGTCGACGACCTGACGCAGTATCGGTCCCAGTACTTCGACGGCTCGGGTGCGGGGTATCACTACTTGGTGATCGTCAACGACGTCGCGGGCGGGACGGCGACGACGAACGTCATTGGAAAAGTGACGCTGGGGACCATGATGGTCGAGGCCCAACCCGAACGCCACGAGACCGGATCGACGGCGATGCACGAACTCGGTCACTCGCTCGGTCTCTCCAACGGGGACTTCGACGGAATCGACTCCGATCAGTACGCCTTTACACAGTACCCGAGCGTGATGAACTACAACGCGCCGAGCGACTACTACGGCTTCTCCACCGGCGGCGGTGACCGGGACTTCGACGACTGGGGTTATCTGGGAGAGTCCCTGTTCACACCGGACACGACGTCCGTCGCAGTGGAGTAG
- a CDS encoding ATP-dependent helicase — protein sequence MDGNDGLELPVADAELPFDPDTTTIADRDVFDSLEPAVQEWWLEEFGEFVPENGGFFTPPQRGAIPNVHAGTNTLICAPTGSGKTLASFTAIIDELYRRDRESSDVDGRSPSARETASPGGLENSVYCLYVSPLKSLANDIHRNLTVPLEGIESVVDRRDGEGMGEIRHAIRHGDTDDSERQKMLEETPHILNTTPETLAILLNSPKFREKLRTVEYVIVDEIHSLAAGKRGTHLSVSLERLESMAHGEITRIGCSATIEPLEEVAEFLVGRREPGGPSRDYEIVDARFAREFDIELECPTDDLINTPREVVQDRFYRMLHDHIQAHTNTLVFTNTRSGAERVLHNLRERFDAYDEDNSGCHHGSLSKEVRQDIEGRLKSGNLDVVTSSTSLELGIDMPHVDLVVQVGSPKSVASLLQRVGRAGHRVGQTVTGRVIALDRDELLECAVMLKKAEEGFVDSVSIPENAQDVAAQHVYGMAIAEIRPEADLKATLRRAYPYRNYDEAEYESLMRYLTADYAGLEEKNVYAKVWRDENDPPDGQHHHEAFPVGEPLIGKRGRLARVIYMTNIGTIPDSFTCDVYTRASDEWVGQLDENYLDTLEKGDVFVLGGDHFEFRYRRGSKVYVDRTSARPTVPSWYSERLPLSYDLGREILAFQGELLERYAAGGPPRVRAWLREFPLDDDSVRAIARLFDHQCRYAGIESVSTPDRLAVEVVRDREEYERHYYVHSMYGRKVNDGFSRLLAYRCAQEATANVRVAVADNGFVLSMPLNRKVDLEGILADLEAEQVRDDLRASLSGTDLLQRYFRINATRALMILKRYKGYEKSASEQQVSSEMLLGFAEDLDDFAVIEETYREILEDKLNVDEIEAIVAAIDAGEIDLARQPLDSPTPRAFGLATLSASDVVLAEDESAALQSFHERVLEEIGEESLAGITTGSDEE from the coding sequence ATGGACGGGAACGACGGCCTCGAGTTGCCGGTCGCCGACGCCGAGTTGCCCTTCGATCCCGACACCACGACGATCGCCGACCGCGACGTCTTCGACTCGCTCGAGCCTGCCGTCCAGGAGTGGTGGCTCGAGGAGTTCGGGGAGTTCGTCCCCGAGAACGGGGGTTTCTTTACGCCGCCACAGCGGGGCGCGATCCCGAACGTCCACGCGGGGACGAACACGTTGATCTGTGCGCCAACGGGGTCGGGCAAGACCCTCGCGTCGTTTACCGCGATCATCGACGAACTCTACCGGCGCGACCGCGAATCGTCCGACGTCGACGGACGAAGTCCGTCTGCCCGGGAGACGGCGTCTCCCGGTGGCCTCGAGAACTCGGTCTACTGTCTCTACGTCTCGCCGCTCAAATCGCTGGCCAACGACATTCACCGCAATCTGACGGTCCCCCTCGAGGGAATCGAGTCCGTCGTCGACCGACGCGACGGCGAGGGGATGGGCGAGATCCGCCACGCCATCCGTCACGGCGACACCGACGACAGCGAGCGCCAGAAGATGCTCGAGGAGACGCCCCACATCCTCAATACGACCCCCGAGACGCTTGCAATCTTGCTCAACTCGCCGAAGTTCCGCGAGAAGCTCCGCACCGTCGAGTACGTCATCGTCGACGAGATCCACTCGCTGGCCGCGGGGAAACGCGGCACCCACCTCTCGGTCAGCCTCGAGCGGCTCGAGTCGATGGCCCACGGCGAGATCACCCGGATCGGCTGTTCGGCGACGATCGAACCGCTCGAGGAGGTCGCGGAGTTTTTGGTCGGCCGCCGGGAGCCCGGCGGCCCCTCCCGAGATTACGAGATCGTCGACGCTCGCTTCGCCCGCGAGTTCGACATCGAACTCGAGTGTCCGACCGACGACCTGATCAACACGCCTCGCGAGGTCGTCCAGGACCGGTTCTACCGGATGCTCCACGATCATATCCAGGCCCACACGAATACGCTCGTGTTCACTAACACCCGCTCGGGGGCCGAACGGGTCCTGCATAACCTCCGGGAGCGGTTCGACGCCTACGACGAGGACAACTCCGGCTGTCATCACGGCAGCCTCTCGAAGGAAGTCCGACAGGACATCGAGGGCCGCCTGAAGTCGGGCAACCTCGACGTCGTCACCTCCTCGACCAGCCTCGAGTTGGGGATCGACATGCCTCACGTCGACCTCGTGGTCCAGGTCGGCTCGCCCAAGTCGGTCGCTTCCCTCCTCCAGCGGGTCGGCCGCGCGGGCCACCGGGTCGGCCAGACCGTCACCGGCCGCGTGATCGCGCTCGACCGCGACGAACTCCTCGAGTGTGCGGTCATGCTCAAAAAGGCCGAAGAAGGGTTCGTCGACTCGGTGTCGATTCCCGAGAACGCCCAGGATGTCGCCGCCCAGCACGTCTACGGGATGGCCATCGCCGAGATCCGTCCCGAGGCCGACCTGAAAGCGACGCTCCGCCGCGCGTATCCCTACCGGAACTACGACGAGGCCGAGTACGAGTCGCTCATGCGCTATCTCACGGCCGACTACGCCGGTCTGGAGGAGAAAAACGTCTACGCGAAGGTCTGGCGCGACGAGAATGACCCGCCCGACGGCCAACACCACCACGAGGCGTTCCCCGTCGGCGAACCGCTGATCGGCAAGCGCGGCCGCCTCGCGCGGGTCATCTACATGACCAACATCGGGACGATCCCGGACTCCTTTACCTGTGATGTCTACACGCGCGCGAGTGACGAGTGGGTCGGCCAACTCGACGAGAACTATCTGGACACCCTCGAGAAGGGCGACGTCTTCGTCCTCGGCGGCGATCACTTCGAGTTTCGCTACCGCAGGGGCTCGAAAGTCTACGTCGACCGGACGAGCGCGCGCCCGACCGTCCCCTCGTGGTACTCCGAACGCCTGCCGCTGTCGTACGATCTCGGCCGCGAGATCCTGGCCTTCCAGGGAGAACTCCTCGAGCGCTACGCGGCTGGCGGGCCGCCGCGGGTCCGGGCGTGGCTCCGGGAGTTCCCGCTGGACGACGACAGCGTGCGTGCGATCGCTCGCCTGTTCGACCACCAGTGTCGGTACGCCGGCATCGAGAGCGTCAGCACGCCCGACCGCCTCGCCGTCGAGGTCGTCCGCGACCGCGAGGAGTACGAGCGCCACTACTACGTCCACTCGATGTACGGCCGGAAGGTCAACGACGGCTTCTCGCGACTGCTTGCCTACCGCTGCGCCCAGGAGGCGACGGCCAACGTCCGCGTTGCGGTCGCGGACAACGGTTTCGTCCTCTCGATGCCGCTCAACCGCAAGGTCGACCTCGAGGGGATCCTCGCCGACCTCGAGGCCGAGCAGGTCCGGGACGATCTCCGGGCCTCGCTGTCGGGGACCGACCTGCTCCAGCGGTACTTCCGGATCAACGCGACCCGCGCGCTGATGATCCTCAAACGCTACAAGGGCTACGAGAAGTCGGCCAGCGAACAGCAGGTCTCGAGCGAGATGCTGCTGGGCTTCGCCGAGGACCTCGACGACTTCGCGGTGATCGAGGAGACCTACCGCGAGATCCTCGAGGACAAACTCAACGTCGACGAAATCGAGGCCATCGTCGCGGCGATCGACGCGGGTGAGATCGACCTCGCCAGACAGCCACTGGACTCGCCGACGCCGCGAGCCTTCGGGCTGGCCACGCTATCGGCAAGCGACGTCGTCCTCGCCGAGGACGAGAGCGCGGCCTTGCAGTCGTTCCACGAGCGGGTCCTCGAAGAGATCGGCGAGGAGTCGCTGGCGGGGATTACCACCGGATCGGACGAGGAGTAG
- a CDS encoding alpha/beta fold hydrolase produces MVDHETWSDEQSATTVSVDGHDLEIAYHEAGPADADEPPVVFVHGIPTWSYLWRDVVPPVAEDRRTIALDMAGYGNSAMDDGFDRSIRAQEGVLEALLDDLGLEKIALVAHDIGGGVALRFAAHNPGIVDQLVLSNAVCYDSWPVEFVSNLGLPATADIDRDELEGRLDAAFVEGAYGESDPEFVDGMKAPWLTDEGHLSLVRNAVATNTNHTTEIEYGAIDAETLLLWGEDDVMQPYSYAERLADDIDDAELAPLSAAYHWVPEDRSEAYAERLREFLAGAEP; encoded by the coding sequence ATGGTCGACCACGAGACTTGGTCCGACGAGCAGTCGGCCACGACGGTATCGGTCGACGGCCACGACCTCGAGATCGCCTACCACGAGGCCGGTCCCGCCGACGCCGACGAACCGCCGGTCGTCTTCGTCCACGGCATCCCGACCTGGTCGTATCTCTGGCGTGACGTCGTCCCGCCGGTCGCCGAGGACCGCCGGACGATCGCGCTCGATATGGCCGGCTACGGCAACTCCGCAATGGACGACGGCTTCGATCGCTCGATCCGCGCCCAGGAGGGCGTCCTCGAGGCCCTGCTCGACGATCTCGGTCTCGAGAAGATCGCGCTGGTCGCCCACGACATCGGCGGCGGCGTTGCGCTGCGTTTCGCCGCGCACAACCCCGGGATCGTCGATCAGCTCGTCCTCTCGAACGCCGTCTGCTATGACTCCTGGCCCGTTGAGTTCGTCTCGAATCTGGGCCTGCCCGCGACCGCCGACATCGACCGCGATGAACTCGAGGGCCGCCTCGACGCGGCGTTCGTCGAGGGAGCCTACGGCGAGTCCGACCCCGAGTTCGTCGACGGGATGAAAGCGCCGTGGCTGACCGACGAGGGCCACCTGTCGCTGGTCCGTAACGCCGTCGCGACGAACACGAACCACACGACCGAGATCGAGTACGGGGCGATCGACGCCGAGACGCTGTTGCTGTGGGGCGAAGACGACGTGATGCAGCCCTACAGCTACGCCGAGCGACTGGCCGATGACATCGACGACGCCGAACTCGCGCCGCTGTCGGCGGCCTACCACTGGGTCCCCGAGGACCGATCGGAGGCGTACGCCGAGCGGCTCCGCGAGTTCCTCGCGGGAGCGGAACCATAA
- a CDS encoding Lrp/AsnC family transcriptional regulator, whose translation MSGDPPNWEFKDRDIAILSELSADPQLSSRELTQVLESEYDIDVSHVTVSESIRRMRDEGVFREAIIPNEEYYIFALFEFKFNPEHFDEYWRDAMEYIKQDKHTLFFFLSDGEYQWKTVMMFRDRQEVSQWIHDCYSEHGAVIANIRNSAIHNVLKFQTDPRIYEELGEDRSD comes from the coding sequence ATGAGCGGCGACCCACCGAACTGGGAGTTCAAGGACCGCGATATCGCGATCCTGAGCGAACTCTCGGCAGATCCGCAGTTGTCCTCGCGCGAACTGACACAGGTACTGGAATCGGAGTACGATATCGACGTCTCTCACGTCACCGTCAGCGAGTCGATCCGGCGGATGCGCGACGAGGGCGTCTTTCGCGAGGCGATCATCCCCAACGAGGAGTACTACATCTTTGCGCTGTTCGAATTCAAGTTCAATCCCGAACACTTCGACGAGTACTGGCGCGACGCGATGGAGTACATCAAGCAGGACAAACACACCCTGTTTTTCTTCCTCTCGGACGGGGAGTATCAGTGGAAGACGGTCATGATGTTCCGGGACAGACAGGAAGTGTCCCAGTGGATCCACGACTGCTACTCCGAACACGGCGCAGTCATCGCCAACATTCGTAACTCGGCGATCCACAACGTCCTCAAGTTCCAGACCGATCCGCGGATCTACGAGGAACTTGGCGAGGATCGTAGCGACTGA
- a CDS encoding PaaI family thioesterase: protein MTDGPDDPSAWPEWDSFVQSHGYLSWLDIGVDYLEDGRAVLVIEQNEDFENPIGTEGPDPVHGGIVATLIDTSSAFALRSTFENPSESHLTTTDLNVSYLRPATGDLRAEAEVLRVGGSTGVTDVTVTGDDGEAAVGRTTYRLFRDGIDSD, encoded by the coding sequence ATGACCGACGGACCGGACGACCCGTCTGCGTGGCCCGAATGGGACTCGTTCGTCCAGAGCCACGGCTACCTGTCGTGGCTCGACATCGGGGTCGACTACCTCGAGGACGGGCGCGCGGTCCTCGTCATCGAGCAGAACGAGGACTTCGAGAACCCCATCGGTACCGAGGGGCCGGATCCGGTTCACGGCGGCATCGTCGCGACGCTGATCGATACCTCGAGCGCGTTCGCGTTGCGGAGTACGTTCGAGAACCCCAGCGAGTCCCATCTGACGACGACCGATCTCAACGTCTCGTATCTGCGGCCGGCGACCGGCGACCTCCGCGCCGAGGCGGAGGTCCTCCGGGTCGGTGGTTCGACCGGCGTTACGGACGTGACGGTGACAGGCGACGACGGCGAGGCCGCCGTCGGCCGCACCACCTATCGGCTCTTCCGGGACGGTATCGACAGCGACTAA
- a CDS encoding 3-hydroxyacyl-CoA dehydrogenase/enoyl-CoA hydratase family protein, producing MSLDSIDRVAVLGAGNMGHGITEVTAMAGYDVTMRDIKDEFIEDGYESIKWSVEKLEEKEMLEDSAEEVLGRIDTTTDLEEAVADADLVIEAAPEDLDLKHDIFTDLEEYTSGDTLLATNTSSLPISDIAEAVDSSERVLGLHFFNPPVKMDLVEVIYGEDTSDEAAEAGYEWVESIDKTPIYVRKDVRGFVVNTIVGPFGGEPAFMVSNDEATIREADATMVHERGYPMGPFELGDLTGIDVGYHVRKEGDSPIPPITEEKVEAGDLGQKTGKGFYDYEDGDGADYEPEDAGDFDWLRVEARMINRAAFLVGEDVATPEEVDIGVQLGLGFPEGICRRADKIGLDTVLEKLETLYEETGEDRFEPHPYLEQLVAEGKTGEEAGAGFYTYDDDSLGPYHDLNYDLEDGVLSVELDRPSRMNALSDDLLAEIDDLFSNVDTDEVRCATIEGAGDQAFCAGADVSGFSDADPTDLMDVTPAFETVNDFERPVLAKIDGFCLGGGLELALACDLRVATERSSFGAPEINLGLIPGGGGTQRLTRVLGETRAKELVFRGNHIDADRAEEWGLINRSVEREDFDDTVSEFVDDLAGGPPIALKIAKKVMNEGEDASIAAAVAMESQGFGLLSSTEDVLEGTAAFAEDREPEFEGK from the coding sequence ATGTCACTGGACAGCATCGACCGCGTGGCAGTACTAGGCGCGGGGAACATGGGGCACGGAATCACCGAAGTGACCGCGATGGCCGGCTACGATGTCACGATGCGTGACATCAAAGACGAGTTCATCGAGGACGGCTACGAGTCGATCAAGTGGAGCGTCGAGAAACTCGAGGAAAAGGAGATGCTCGAGGACTCCGCCGAAGAGGTCCTCGGTCGGATCGACACGACGACGGATCTCGAAGAAGCGGTCGCCGACGCAGACCTCGTGATCGAGGCCGCACCCGAGGATCTGGACCTGAAACACGACATCTTCACCGACCTCGAGGAGTACACCAGCGGTGACACGCTGCTGGCGACCAACACCTCGAGCCTGCCGATCTCCGACATCGCGGAGGCCGTCGACTCCTCGGAGCGCGTCCTCGGCCTGCACTTTTTCAACCCGCCGGTCAAGATGGACCTCGTCGAGGTCATCTACGGCGAGGACACCAGCGACGAGGCGGCGGAAGCCGGCTACGAGTGGGTCGAGTCGATCGACAAGACGCCGATCTACGTCCGCAAGGACGTCCGCGGCTTCGTCGTCAACACGATCGTCGGCCCCTTCGGTGGCGAACCCGCGTTCATGGTCTCGAACGACGAGGCGACGATCCGGGAGGCCGACGCGACGATGGTCCACGAGCGGGGCTACCCGATGGGGCCGTTCGAACTCGGCGACCTCACCGGTATCGACGTCGGCTACCACGTCCGCAAGGAAGGCGACAGCCCGATCCCGCCGATCACCGAGGAGAAAGTCGAGGCCGGCGACCTCGGCCAGAAGACCGGCAAGGGCTTCTACGACTACGAGGACGGCGACGGCGCCGACTACGAACCCGAGGACGCGGGCGACTTCGACTGGCTCCGCGTCGAGGCCCGCATGATCAACCGCGCCGCGTTCCTCGTCGGTGAGGACGTCGCAACCCCCGAGGAGGTCGACATCGGCGTCCAGCTCGGGCTCGGCTTCCCCGAGGGTATCTGCCGACGCGCCGACAAGATCGGCCTCGATACGGTCCTCGAGAAGCTCGAGACCCTCTACGAGGAGACGGGCGAGGACCGCTTCGAGCCCCACCCGTACCTCGAGCAACTCGTCGCGGAGGGCAAGACCGGCGAGGAAGCCGGCGCAGGCTTTTACACCTACGACGACGACAGCCTCGGTCCCTACCACGACCTGAACTACGACCTCGAGGACGGCGTCCTCTCCGTCGAACTTGACCGTCCCTCGCGGATGAACGCGCTCTCGGACGACCTGCTCGCCGAGATCGACGACCTGTTCTCGAACGTCGACACCGACGAGGTCCGCTGTGCGACCATCGAGGGCGCGGGCGATCAGGCGTTCTGTGCCGGTGCGGACGTCTCCGGCTTCAGCGACGCCGATCCGACCGACCTGATGGACGTCACGCCGGCCTTCGAGACGGTCAACGACTTCGAACGGCCCGTGCTGGCGAAGATCGACGGCTTCTGTCTCGGCGGCGGCCTCGAACTCGCGCTGGCCTGTGACCTGCGGGTCGCGACCGAGCGCTCCTCGTTCGGCGCGCCCGAGATCAACCTCGGCCTGATCCCCGGCGGCGGCGGTACCCAGCGACTCACCCGCGTCCTCGGCGAGACCCGCGCGAAGGAACTGGTCTTCCGGGGCAACCACATCGACGCCGACCGCGCCGAGGAGTGGGGCCTCATCAACCGCTCGGTCGAGCGCGAGGACTTCGACGACACCGTCTCCGAGTTCGTCGACGACCTGGCCGGCGGCCCGCCGATCGCCCTCAAGATCGCCAAGAAAGTCATGAACGAGGGCGAGGACGCAAGCATCGCGGCCGCCGTCGCCATGGAGAGCCAGGGCTTTGGCCTGCTTTCCAGCACCGAGGACGTCCTCGAGGGCACCGCGGCGTTCGCCGAGGACCGCGAGCCCGAGTTCGAGGGCAAGTGA
- a CDS encoding phosphotransferase family protein: MSENYYERLVDEGALVAYLGDHLGEVDEYDIARHQEGHSNETLFVTWGDRELVIRRPPPGETADTAHDVIREYRVTNAVADTDVPVPTPVLACEDHDVIGSDFYVMEQLEGDVLREAEPERFADPDHRERVGEELVDTLATIHDLDYEALGLGEFGRPGGYTQRQVDRWGKQLSWAFEVTEDEREVPDLHEVGDWLRDNVPDEHPHTLVHGDYKLDNVMFGPGTPPELIGVFDWEMATLGDPRADLGWMLSYWRDAKDPDPELPELVTRFMEREGYPTRRELVDRWEARTGYEFEHERFYRALAVYKLAGLGEMFFRRYLEGNSDDPMYPLMEDRVPALAARAKRIIEGDEPL, encoded by the coding sequence ATGAGCGAGAACTACTACGAACGCCTCGTCGACGAGGGCGCGCTGGTCGCGTATCTGGGGGACCACCTCGGCGAGGTCGACGAGTACGACATCGCCCGCCATCAGGAGGGCCACTCCAACGAGACGCTGTTCGTCACCTGGGGCGACCGGGAACTGGTCATCCGCCGGCCGCCGCCGGGCGAGACCGCCGATACGGCCCACGACGTCATTCGCGAATACCGCGTGACAAACGCGGTCGCCGACACCGACGTCCCGGTGCCGACGCCGGTGCTTGCCTGTGAGGACCACGACGTCATCGGCAGCGACTTCTACGTGATGGAGCAACTCGAGGGCGACGTCCTCCGGGAGGCAGAGCCGGAGCGGTTCGCCGACCCCGATCACCGCGAGCGCGTCGGCGAGGAACTCGTCGATACGCTGGCGACGATCCACGACCTCGACTACGAGGCGCTCGGCCTCGGCGAGTTCGGCCGCCCCGGGGGGTACACACAACGGCAGGTCGACCGCTGGGGCAAACAGCTCTCGTGGGCGTTCGAGGTCACGGAGGACGAACGCGAGGTTCCCGACCTCCACGAGGTCGGCGACTGGCTCCGCGACAACGTGCCCGACGAACACCCACACACGCTCGTCCACGGCGACTACAAGCTCGACAACGTGATGTTCGGGCCGGGGACGCCGCCGGAGCTGATCGGCGTCTTCGACTGGGAGATGGCCACGCTGGGCGATCCCCGAGCCGACCTCGGCTGGATGCTGTCGTACTGGCGCGACGCGAAGGATCCCGATCCGGAACTCCCGGAACTGGTCACCCGGTTCATGGAACGGGAGGGGTATCCGACCCGCCGCGAACTGGTCGACCGCTGGGAAGCCCGAACCGGCTACGAGTTCGAACACGAGCGGTTCTACCGCGCGCTCGCGGTGTACAAACTCGCCGGGCTCGGCGAGATGTTCTTCCGGCGCTACCTCGAGGGCAACAGCGACGACCCGATGTACCCGTTGATGGAAGACCGCGTGCCGGCACTGGCCGCGCGGGCCAAACGGATCATCGAGGGCGACGAACCGCTGTAG